The following coding sequences lie in one Clupea harengus chromosome 23, Ch_v2.0.2, whole genome shotgun sequence genomic window:
- the LOC105905420 gene encoding LOW QUALITY PROTEIN: mitotic checkpoint protein BUB3 (The sequence of the model RefSeq protein was modified relative to this genomic sequence to represent the inferred CDS: inserted 3 bases in 2 codons; deleted 2 bases in 2 codons; substituted 2 bases at 2 genomic stop codons) yields MTGSNEFKLNQGPEDSISAVKFSPSTAQFLLVXSWDSTVRLFDVGTILXEXSIQHLAPVLDCAFYDPTHAWSGGLDAQLKMHDLNTDQDTIVGNXDAPIRSCRVLPKLNVHGKQAAGDRSVRLWDPRTPCNAGTFTQPEKVYTLSVAGDRLIVGTAGRRVLVWDLRNMGYVQQRRESSLKYQTRCIRAFPNKQGYVLSSIEGRVAVEYLDPSLEVQKKKYAFKCHRLKENGIEQVYPVNAISFHSIHNTFATGGSDGFVNIWDPFNKKRLCQFHRYPTSIASLAFSIDGTLLAIASSYMQEQGDITHPEDAIFIRQVTDAETKPK; encoded by the exons ATGACTGGGTCCAATGAATTTAAACTCAACCAAGGTCCTGAGGACAGTATTTCGGCTGTGAAATTCAGTCCTAGTACGGCACAGTTTTTACTGG TCTCGTGGGACTCCACTGTACGTCTCTTTGATGTTGGGACAATTCTATGAGAATGAAGTATTCAGCATCTGGCTCCAGTATTGGATTGTGCTTTTTAT GACCCCACGCATGCCTGGAGTGGGGGCTTGGATGCACAGCTGAAAATGCACGATTTAAAT ACAGATCAAG ATACTATTGTTGGAAA CGATGCACCAATTCGCAGTTGTAGAGTACTGCCCAAGCTCAATGTTCATGGTAAACAGGCAGCTGGGGACAGGTCAGTTCGTCTCTGGGACCCAAGGACG CCGTGCAATGCTGGAACATTTACCCAGCCTGAAAAG GTTTACACACTGTCGGTTGCTGGAGACCGGCTTATTGTAGGCACAGCAGGAAGAAGGGTTCTGGTCTGGGACCTCCGAAACATGGGTTATGTCCAGCAGAGAAGAGAGTCCAGTCTGAAGTACCAGACCCGCTGCATCCGTGCTTTTCCCAACAAACAG GGTTATGTATTGAGCTCAATCGAGGGAAGGGTGGCTGTTGAGTACCTGGATCCCAGTCTGGAAGTGCAGAAGAAGAAATATGCATTTAAATGCCACCGCCTGAAGGAGAATGGCATTGAGCAGGTCTACCCTGTCAACGCCATCTCTTTCCATAGTATTCACAATACCTTTGCCACAG GTGGTTCTGATGGCTTTGTGAACATATGGGATCCCTTTAACAAGAAGCGTCTGTGTCAGTTCCACCGCTACCCCACCAGCATTGCTTCTCTGGCCTTCAGTATAGATGGTACGCTTCTTGCCATCGCCTCATCCTACATGCAGGAACAGggtgacatcacacacccaGAGGATGCAATCTTCATCCGACAGGTCACAGACGCTGAGACCAAGCCAAAGTGA